Proteins encoded by one window of Sphaerodactylus townsendi isolate TG3544 linkage group LG04, MPM_Stown_v2.3, whole genome shotgun sequence:
- the ING1 gene encoding inhibitor of growth protein 1, with translation MKMLNPANGEQLHLANYVEDYLDSIESLPFDLQRNVSLMREIDAKYQDILKELDDYYEKFKRETDAAQKRRLLHCIQRALIRSQELGDEKIQIVSQMVELVENRTRQVDSHVELFETCQEINDTTGNSGKTNQDKSKNETIAQAEKPNNKRSRRQRNNENRENASNNHDHDDITSGTPKEKKAKTSKKKKRSKAKAEREASPADLPIDPNEPTYCLCNQVSYGEMIGCDNDECPIEWFHFSCVGLNHKPKGKWYCPKCRGENEKTMDKALEKSKKERAYNR, from the exons ATGAAAATGTTGAATCCTGCAAACGGGGAGCAGCTTCATTTGGCGAACTACGTGGAGGATTACCTGGACTCCATCGAATCTCTACCCTTCGATCTGCAGAGAAATGTCTCCCTGATGAGGGAGATCGACGCCAAGTATCAAG ATATTTTAAAGGAACTGGATGATTATTATGAAAAATTTAAACGAGAGACTGATGCAGCGCAGAAGAGGAGGTTGCTGCACTGCATACAAAGAGCATTGATCCGGAGCCAGGAACTAGGAGATGAGAAAATCCAGATCGTCAGTCAGATGGTAGAACTTGTTGAGAATAGAACTAGGCAAGTTGACAGTCATGTAGAACTGTTTGAAACCTGCCAAGAGATTAATGACACAACTGGGAACAGTGGCAAAACAAACCAAGACAAGTCAAAGAATGAGACAATCGCTCAGGCAGAGAAACCCAACAACAAGCGGTCTAGACGGCAAAGAAATAATGAAAATCGAGAGAATGCTTCTAATAACCACGATCACGATGATATCACTTCAGGAACTCCAAAAGAGAAGAAGGCaaaaacttccaagaagaagaagagatccaaggccaaagcagagagagaggcATCCCCCGCAGACCTCCCTATTGACCCCAACGAGCCAACATACTGTCTCTGCAATCAGGTCTCCTATGGAGAAATGATTGGCTGTGATAATGATGAATGCCCAATTGAATGGTTTCACTTCTCATGTGTGGGACTTAATCATAAACCAAAGGGCAAGTGGTACTGCCCCAAATGTAGAGGAGAAAACGAGAAAACGATGGACAAGGCACTAGAGAAGTCTAAAAAAGAAAGGGCCTACAACAGGTAG